A single Tenacibaculum sp. 190524A02b DNA region contains:
- a CDS encoding PspA/IM30 family protein, giving the protein MNIFRRLFKIGKAEANSAIDKMEDPIKMTEQGIRDLKQDLDKSLEALAQVKAMAIRANNEKEEYTSKAEDYQNKAMLILKKAQNGDLDTSEADRLAKQALIKKEESTKHIARATEEADKFNKSVAQLEKNVSEIKSNISKWENELRTLKARVKVSNATKNLNKQMAEIDNSSTVSMLERMKEKVQQEEALAEAYGDIANESKSIDDELDKAIDAKESNAEDDLAKLKDQLGLNG; this is encoded by the coding sequence ATGAACATTTTTAGACGATTATTTAAAATAGGTAAAGCGGAAGCTAATTCTGCTATAGACAAAATGGAAGATCCCATTAAAATGACAGAACAAGGGATTAGAGACTTAAAACAAGACTTAGATAAAAGTTTAGAAGCTTTAGCACAAGTAAAAGCAATGGCTATTAGAGCTAATAATGAAAAAGAAGAATACACTTCTAAAGCAGAAGATTACCAAAATAAAGCCATGCTTATTTTGAAAAAAGCGCAAAATGGAGACTTAGATACTTCTGAAGCAGACCGATTAGCGAAGCAGGCTTTGATTAAAAAAGAAGAGTCTACTAAGCACATTGCTAGAGCTACGGAAGAAGCTGATAAGTTTAACAAATCTGTAGCTCAACTAGAGAAAAATGTTTCGGAAATTAAATCGAACATTAGTAAGTGGGAAAATGAGCTAAGAACTTTAAAAGCTAGAGTTAAAGTAAGTAACGCTACTAAAAACTTAAATAAGCAGATGGCTGAAATAGATAACTCTAGTACAGTTTCTATGTTAGAAAGAATGAAAGAAAAAGTGCAACAAGAAGAAGCTTTAGCGGAGGCTTATGGTGATATTGCTAACGAATCTAAAAGTATAGACGATGAATTAGACAAAGCTATTGACGCTAAAGAAAGTAATGCTGAAGATGATTTAGCAAAACTTAAAGACCAATTAGGATTAAACGGATAA
- a CDS encoding molecular chaperone Tir, with the protein MTNHFSKTRNFLQELNFNILKENEADGIFVIEKESFGIKNLIIGVAYPIVIIEQFIFKVNQPNEEIYKSLLKKNRDIIHGAFVLDDSGERVIFRDTLQLENLDLNELEGSLNSLSLLLSEYSEQIITYSKY; encoded by the coding sequence ATGACCAATCATTTTTCAAAAACTAGAAACTTTTTACAAGAACTTAATTTCAACATCTTAAAAGAAAACGAAGCAGACGGAATTTTTGTTATTGAAAAAGAAAGTTTTGGTATTAAAAACTTAATTATAGGAGTGGCCTACCCTATAGTAATTATTGAACAATTTATTTTTAAAGTAAACCAACCTAATGAGGAGATTTACAAAAGTCTTCTTAAAAAGAATAGAGACATTATTCACGGTGCTTTTGTTTTAGATGATAGTGGCGAAAGAGTAATCTTTAGGGATACTTTACAATTAGAAAATCTAGACCTAAATGAGCTAGAAGGCAGTTTAAATTCGCTTAGTTTACTATTAAGTGAATATTCAGAGCAAATTATTACATATTCAAAATATTAA
- a CDS encoding helix-turn-helix transcriptional regulator yields MSFFGKNIKKIRGVKGLSQQAFAEVFDLKRATLGAYEEGRSEPKIDTIIKIANYFSIPIDELLTSELTVNKLLQFKDDLTLNAEKVEKELLASIPLITDKNVNEYISYFNKENFIKDMPSVQLPLNTDKNFRGYTVTNLEMTNHDKGLYPKDIVIGEQVPLEIIPKLNNGDLALVLVEDQLILRRLYVTKKDIVLRADHKNIEDKCYKLSDVKELWRIRYVFFKRLPEFGDPIEEKLLLLEREFAKLKGKM; encoded by the coding sequence ATGTCTTTTTTTGGAAAAAATATAAAAAAAATTAGAGGAGTAAAAGGGTTAAGTCAACAAGCATTTGCTGAGGTTTTTGACTTAAAACGTGCAACTTTAGGGGCTTATGAAGAAGGTAGGAGTGAACCTAAAATAGATACAATTATTAAAATTGCTAATTATTTTAGCATTCCTATAGACGAGTTGCTAACTTCTGAACTTACAGTTAACAAATTGTTACAATTTAAAGACGATTTAACCTTAAATGCGGAAAAAGTAGAAAAAGAACTGTTAGCAAGTATTCCTTTAATAACGGACAAAAATGTCAATGAATATATTAGCTACTTTAATAAAGAGAATTTTATTAAAGATATGCCTAGTGTGCAGTTGCCTTTAAATACTGATAAAAATTTTAGAGGGTATACGGTAACGAATTTAGAAATGACAAATCATGATAAAGGTTTGTATCCTAAAGATATTGTAATAGGAGAGCAGGTGCCTTTAGAAATAATCCCTAAATTAAATAATGGAGACTTGGCATTGGTGTTAGTGGAAGATCAGCTTATTTTAAGAAGATTGTATGTAACTAAAAAAGATATTGTATTACGGGCAGATCATAAAAATATTGAAGATAAATGTTATAAGCTATCTGATGTAAAAGAACTATGGAGAATTCGTTATGTATTTTTTAAACGTTTACCTGAATTTGGGGATCCAATAGAAGAAAAGTTATTGTTGTTAGAGAGAGAATTTGCAAAGTTAAAAGGTAAAATGTAG